The following proteins are co-located in the Apium graveolens cultivar Ventura chromosome 5, ASM990537v1, whole genome shotgun sequence genome:
- the LOC141661304 gene encoding KIN17-like protein, with translation MGKNDFLSPKAIANRMKARGLEKLQWYCQMCEKQCRDGNGFKCHCMSEGHQRQMHVFGQNPNFVVECFSHEFEFTFLEHIKRSHGISRVAATCVYNEYIADRHHVHMNSTQWVTLTEFVKYLGKTGKCKVEETSKGWFIRYVDRGDDSERKRKRMRVRADLVDEEKQDWEIMKQIERAQQNNMMTNEGKLFKRGESDGGKIKIKLGAGNKEKGERLRVVFDEGETGGNKKKKPKKDATEKASKASALDEVMREQEMAKEHRNRKDYWLWEGIVVKVMSKTLGYYKQKGVVRKVIDKYVGEIEMIDTKHVLRVDQEELQTVIPQIGGLVKIVND, from the exons ATGGGAAAGAATGATTTCTTAAGCCCAAAGGCAATAGCAAATCGAATGAAAGCAAGAGGGCTTGAAAAACTACAATGGTATTGTCAGATGTGTGAGAAACAATGTCGAGATGGGAACGGATTTAAATGTCATTGTATGAGTGAAGGTCATCAACGTCAGATGCATGTGTTTGGTCAGAACCCTAATTTTGTCGTTGAGTGTTTTTCGCACGAGTTTGAATTCACTTTTCTGGAGCATATCAAGAGGAGTCATGGGATTAGTCGTGTTGCGGCTACGTGTGTTTATAATGAGTATATTGCTGATAGGCATCATGTTCATATGAATTCTACACAGTGGGTGACGTTGACTGAGTTTGTTAAGTATTTGGGCAAGACGGGGAAGTGCAAGGTGGAGGAGACGTCCAAGGGGTGGTTTATTAGGTATGTTGATAGAGGCGATGATTCagagaggaagaggaagaggatgAGGGTTAGGGCTGATTTGGTGGATGAGGAGAAGCAGGATTGGGAGATTATGAAGCAGATTGAGCGTGCGCAACAGAATAATATGATGACGAATGAGGGCAAGTTATTTAAGAGAGGTGAAAGTGATGGTGGCAAGATTAAGATTAAGCTTGGGGCGGGTAACAAGGAGAAAGGGGAGCGTTTGAGAGTGGTTTTTGATGAGGGGGAAACTGGGGGGAATAAGAAGAAGAAACCTAAGAAAGATGCTACTGAGAAAGCATCGAAAGCATCGGCTTTGGATGAGGTGATGAGGGAGCAAGAGATGGCCAAAGAGCATAGAAACAGGAAGGATTACTGGTTATGGGAGGGGATTGTTGTTAAGGTAATGAGTAAAACTCTAGGTTATTATAAGCAAAAAGGCGTTGTTCGTAAAGTGATTGATAAGTATGTGGGAGAAATTGAAATGATTGACACTAAGCATGTCCTTAGAGTGGATCAAGAGGAGCTTCAGACAGTTATTCCCCAAATTGGCGGCCTCGTGAAGATTGTTAATG ATTGA